The Thalassotalea piscium sequence ATAATAAGTACATGTAAAACAATTATTTGTATTTTTAGGCTTGATTTTTGCATTGTGTTGAATGTAATGAATGGATTCATAAAGTATATATACTCATTTTGCAATGAATTGCATTCAGTACTTACTTAAACTTATTAAATATGGAAATACGAACATTATGTTGAAGAAAATATTTACAACAGCTTTATTCTTGGTTTTTACTGCAATTGTTAATGCCACTCCAATAACAATTATCAATGGTTCATTTGACGTTTACGGCCTTGGTAATACAACATTAAATGCAAACGGCGAAGTAGTATCGGTTGATTTTAGTTTTAACAATCAACTTAATCCTGTTTTAGCTACTGGTGATTACTTAAACTACTTTACTAACAATTCTGTTTTTCAAGTAACTAATCCATTATTACTAAGTAACGTTATTGGTGTAGACTTATGGACGGTAGACGGCTTTACTTTTACAGGCACAAGTGTTGTTCAAAACAGTACTTCTGTATCTGGTTCAACAGGCCTCTATATTATTGGTGATGTATCACACAATGACTTCATTACAACATCAACACAGTGGTATTTCTCTACACAATTTTTAACAAACAATGCAACAACTCTTAAGAGCTTTTCTTCAACAGTAACGTCTCCGGCACCATCTACTGTTTCAGAGCCTGGAACTATCGCTATTTTAGCGTTGGGTTTAATGGGTTTAGTTGCTAGCCGTAAGAAAAAATCTGCTTAATTTAACGCTATTACCTATTTATTAAATTGGTAATAATAGTTAATCTGAATTCGGGGTAAGCTAAGTACACCAAAGCAAGATTTTTATATGCTTTAAACTTACACCAACTAGCCTGAATTCAAGTTAGTTTGTAAAAGAATCAAAGAATCAAAGCACCTCTCATCTTGTTAGGTGCTTTTTTATTGTTAATTATTACTTCTTGCTCTTACTGTAGGTGAGCGCCTATAAAAATTAGCATGAATTTATTGGCAAATTAATTGTTTTTAGTGTTCTTCTTCTGCTGCATAGTTTAACTTTTTAGACATTCCCCCAATACCGGCATTAAGTGAGTTTGTTGGGTCAAGCTTTTTATAGTTATCAGCTAATACGGGTTTAGCGTGGTAATGATGACCAACATTGTGCTCTGCAGGGTATTCTGCGCCACGCTCTTCAAGCAATTTAAGTAACGCCTTTTTAATCGCTTTAGAATCTTCACCTTTTTTAATTAGATAGTCTTGATGAAATACATGACATAAAAAGTGCCCATAATAAAGCTTGTTAATTATTTTTTTATTAAGATCTTCAGGTAACGATTCAAACCAGTTTAAGTCGTTCCGTTTTAAAGCGATATCAAGTGCAACAATAGACTCTACCTCATGATGGTTTATTGCAGCGTATTGCACCGCAGCGCCAGCGGCTGCAAAACGTAATAAATAAGCGGACTTTGCTTGTGCTTCGCTACAGAGAAAGTAATCCAATTCCTGATGCTTTATTGTATCTAAAAAAGCTTCTGTTTCGTCTTTTAGATGACCTTTAACAGTTAAAATTAATTGGTGTTCGTATTTTTCATTCCATTGTTGTAGCTTTTGCGGTGTTTGACTAGGAAATAATGATGCTAATTTATAAACAACCTTATCAACAATACCTTGCTTTAAAAAGGGCATACGCTGGCATACTGAATCGAGCTGCCGTTTAATATTAAAAAACTTAGGTAGCCAATTAGTGCCTAGCTTTTTGATCAGCAGAACGGTATCACGACCATAATTATCGGACAATTCAAATATGTCACGATGTAAATACTCTGCATACACGGGTAAATCACTTGCTTGCTCAAGCAATGTTTTCCTGACTGTTTGCAAGGCCTCAGTGGAATTAGTACCTAAATAAAAAGTGTGTTCTTTTTCATTTTTTAAAAAAGTATCTACTCGCACTGCAAAGACCGCTAACTTACCAGCACAGCCACTCGCTTGATTTAAACGCCTAGGATCTGCATTAAAACGAGCAGGAGTGTTGTCGCTTGTTTGGCGAACCCAATCGGCATATTCACGGTCAGATGCGAGCTTGCCTGTATTGCTAATATCGTCTTGTGAATATGCTTTATTTTGCAAGTTATTGAGTATCTGCTCGGGCGTATCGCCCAATTCTATATCTAACTCATTAACTAAGGTGAGTGAACCGTCATTGTTGATTTTAGCGTATAGAGCAAGCTCGGTATAAGCAGGACCACGCTCTACCAAGGCACCACCTGAGTTATTACAAATACCACCAACAATTGATGCGCCAATACATGAAGAGCCAATCACAGAGTGGGGTACGCGCCCATAGGGTGCTAATGCTTTTTCTAATGAAAATAGACTGGCACCTGGTAAAGCAACAATTTGGTGTTGTGGTGCTAGTACATGAATATCGTTAATTTGGGTGGTGTTTATTATTACTGTATTACGATCACACCCTTGTGTGGGGGTAGAGCCGCCTGTTAACCCCGTATTGGCTGCCTGCATGATAACAATAACATTTGCCTTTACACAGGCTTCTAATAATTGCCATTGCTGCCAAAGTGTTAAGGGTTTAACAACAGCGAGCGCAGGACCATGCCCTTCACGAAAGCCTTTACGATAAGGTGCTGTTTTTCGTTCGCTTGTTAGTACGTTACGCTTACCGACAATGGCTATAAAGCATGTAATTAATGATTGATGTGACATTAAATTAAACCTATTCACCTTATTTTCAGATAGATTATTAATATGCTAAGAATAAAAAGAGGCTAGCATCCTTGCTGCATTAATTTTCTTAGATTATAAGGGCTAACCAGTATTTCGCATACCAGTAGCAATGCCGGTCATACTAACCATAAGTAATTGTTCACACAATGGTTTTTTAGGATCTTTACGCAAACGTTTGAGTGCTTCAATTTGTAATAAGTGTAACGGCAATAAATAGGGCTGTCTTAATTGAAATGAGATCAAATTCCATTGATCACTCTCTAAGGTCTGAGTTTGTTTTAATAGTGTTAATAGCGTTGCTTTATCAGCAGCTAACTGTTTACGCAGTCCATCGCCCAATGGGTGTAAGGCGGGTTCAACTAAATTTTCATCATACATTTTTGATATTTGATTATCAGACTTTGTATAGACCATTTCTGTTAACGACACTCGGGCTCTAAAATATGGCCAATTATCTAGCATATCCTCAAGTGTATTGCTTTCCTTATCTGCTATTTCTGCTATAGCTTGACCAAAACCGAGCCAACTTGGAACAACTAAACGGTTTTGACTCCATGCGAATATCCACGGAATAGCACGCAAAGACTCTATACCACCGTCTGATTTACGCTTACTTGGACGAGAACCTAGCGGTAAGGATGAAAACTCTTGCTCAGGTGTTGCTTGTCTAAAGTAAGTAACAAAGTCGGCTTGCTCACACACATAATCACGATAAATATTACAACTTCGCTCGGCCATTGTATCCATTAAATCACGCCAAGTTTGCTTAGGTAATGGCTGAGGCTTAATTAAGCTAGCAAGTATTGCACTTGCATATAAATGAAGACTACGAACGGCTAGTTTTGGTAAACCAAACTTATAGCGAATTGTTTCCCCTTGTTCGGTTACTCTTAATCCGCCTTCAAGTGTACCAGGAGGTTGAGAAGCTATTGCTGCATGTGCAGGACCGCCACCTCGGCCAATAGCACCACCCCGACCATGAAAAAGTTTTAGGGTAACTTTATGTGCTTTTGCACAGGCAACTAGCGCTTCTTGTGCTTGATATTGTGCCCATGCAGCCGCAAGCGCACCAGCGTCTTTAGCAGAGTCGCTGTAACCAATCATTATGTGTTGATCACCATGAGTACGTTTAACATAATCTTTGTCATTAAGTAGAGCATCAAGTACTTTTGATGCATTATTTAAGTCATCGAGCGTTTCAAATAATGGTGCTATTGGCATATCCCAGCTAATACCAGTAGCTTTCATTAATAAATTTACGGTAAGCACATCACTTTGTTGGCTTGCCATTGAAATAACGTAAATTCCAAGCATTTCTTTAGGTTGATTGGCAATAAATGTGAATGTGTCTAGTACTTCTTGTGTTTGCTCGCTCCATGTAGCTTTAGGCAATAAAGGGCGGTTACTCTTTAATTCTCTTTGTAGAAACTCACACCGTTGGTGCTCACTCCATGACAAGTAGTCACCTAAGTCTAGCGCTTGCACTATTTCAGCAATCGCTTGGTCGTGAAATTCACTATGTTGTCGGATATCCAATTTAACTAAAGAGATACCAAAGCAGTGTACCTTACGAATTACATCAAGTAATAACGAATTAGCGCTTCGGGTAAGACCCGCTTCGAGTAAGCTCTCTCTGCATAAATAGAGCGGTTGTAGCAATTCATCTGGATTAGCAATAACACCGTCGGTATTATTGAGTTTTAGTGCTGCAATGCTCTGTTCCAGTTTATTAATAGTCTTTTGAAGTAAGCATCGGTATGGCCCAATGCTATTTATATCTGCAGTCATTAATGCATTACTCGCTTTGTGCATTGACAATTCGAGGTATAAATTTTGAAAGTCTAGTAAATAGAGCTCAGCGGCGAGTAAACGTGCTTGAATAATAGCTTGTTTACTTAAAGCTGCGGTTACATATGGGTTGCCATCTCGATCGCCAGCCATCCAACTAGCCATTGTAATTGGTGTCGCATTTAATGCTAAAGGTTGATTGGTCACCTGTTGACACAGCTGGTCTAACTCTCTTACAAATGTGGGTACAGCAGCCCATAAACTATCGCTAATGGCATTTAAGCCCCAACGAGACTCGTCTAATGGAGTAGGGCGTTGACTTCTGATTTCATTGGTACTCCAAGCTTGTTCAATTAACTCTTCAATACGGCTGTTTAGCTCTGGACCAGTTATGTCAAGCTGCTCAGCAATTTCATGATACTTATGAATAAAAGTACGACGATTAACCTCAGTTGGGTGAGCAGTTAACACAAGTTCGATGTGTAGTTTTTTAATGGCAGCTAAAAAGCGCTTAGGGTCTACATTGCCAAGCGCTTCTTTTAATGACTCGAGCGGATGAGGTAAATCTAATTCTGCTAGCCCTTGCTCGCTTATAGTATGTTGTTGCTCTGCTACATTAGTTAAATTTAAAAATTGGCTAAAAGCTCGGGCGTAAATAAGCAGTTCTTTTTCATCACAACCTTTAAAAAGAGCGTTTAGTTCATCAATGGCTGAGTCTTGTTGTGCTACGCCATCTTTTGCAAGTAACCGTACACGCTCAATATTATTTAACCAGCGCTGATCTGTGTCATTTGCAATCGTTTGTCCTAACACTGTGCCTAGCGCACGTATGTTTTGCGAAATGGTTTCTAACATAGGTGTATTTTCATCCTTACGTCGTATGTTTGAATGTTATTCATACTAAAGCTAATAATAAGCAGTGTCTAATCACTTAAAATAATATAACTAACAGAATCTTAAGTGGTATTAATTAATGTTAATGCGAAGGAGTTTTTAGTGTTTGAAATTGATTTAATCTGAATAGATGGATATGAATTGAATTTTACAACGTATTTGCTGCAATAGACTAAAGTTTAGTTTAACCGCTTAAATTAAAGATGAATTTAGTACATTCGTATTATTAGCTTTTAATTTAAATCATAAAATTCCATTGTTAAACGTTGTTTAAGTTATTGATATTGGTTATATTCTAAAAATATTAAAATGGATAGTTAAACTAGCATGTCAGGACAGCTTAAAGCTCAAATTGAAATTACCGATGTTTTTGAATTACTACCGGGTAAAATATTAGACGTACAACTTAATCATCCGCTACAAGTTAGGCTTAAACTACCTTTAATCGGTTATGTAATGGGACAGTACATCATTTTAAAATACCCTAGTGTGGTTAAAGATACAGATTACGAGGATGTACTTAAAGAGGGGAATGTGGCTATAGTGCGTTATTTACTTGAGGGTGATCAGGGTAAATGCTTTGCTTTTAGGGCAACGATACGCAATGTAACTAAGCGGCCTGATAAATTTCTTATACTAAATTATCCTAAGCGTATTGAAAATCGACAATTACGTCTGCACCAACGGGTTATGACGCACTTACCTGCGGCAATTTCAGTGACTGAAAATGATGAATCTACTAGCCAAATTCAAGGTATGATTGTTGATATATCACTAAAGGGTTGCGGCTTTACTTTTAAAGCGCCAAACGAAACAGTATCGGTAAACAAAAGAGATGTAGTAGTATTGATTAAGTATGCAAATGACGAGCAAATCAAAATTCCAGCGAAAGTTTGTAATAGCCGAAATGAGAAGGGGAAAGTGAGTGTTGGTATTCAATTTGCTGAAGGCGACAAACAAGTAGAAGCATTACTTGAAAACCTGTTTATCGACACCAGCATGATTTAGCTACTGAAAAATTTATGCACTAATTTTTTAGCGCTTTCATAAATTCTAGCGCTTTACTTACAGATACTTTAACATTATTTTCCATTTCAAATCGCTCTGAGGCTGGTAAATAAAATGCCATATCGACTTCATGTCTAATATAGCGCGTAGGTAATTGATTAAGCACTACGCAAGTTAAATCTGCAATAAAATCACTGTCGTACTTTTCTTCTAACTTTAATGCTGCAAAATGTTGTACAACTAATTTTTCATAATAATTATGGATATCATCGTATATTTTCATAAAGTTTCTCTGCTACAAAGTTTAATGATTTTTTGTCGTTATGTTAATCTAGTTAACCTGAGTTCGGGATAAGCTAAGTACACCAAAGCTAAGATTTTCGCGCGTATCTGCGTATAATTTGCTACTAATAGCCAGCTATTAGGTACACAAATCAGCCTTGATTCACACAAAACTTTTAGCATTGGTTGAGTTACAATGCACCTAGTACTTAAAAAAGTCACCTAAAGCACTGTAAACTATTATTTAAAATGTTTTTTATGCACATCCATTATCCCGAACTCAGGTTAGTTAAAGAGTAATGCTAGATTAATGAAAAAGCTAATGTTTTAGGATTAAGTAACCTGAGTTCGGGGTAAGCTAAGTACACCAAAGCTAAGGTTTTCGCGCGTATCTGCGTATAATTTGCTACTAATAGCCAGCTATTAGGTACACAAATCAGCCTTGATTCACACAAAACTTTTAGCATTGGTTGAGTTACAATGCACCTAGTACTTTTGAAAAGTCACCTAAAGCACTGTGAAATATTATTTTAAATCTTTTTATGCACATCCATTATCCCGAACTCAGGTTAAGTGGTTAATTTACGCGTTAACGCTTCTCTTGCATTTCAATCTGCAGCTCTATTTTTGAAATAGCTTGTCGACAACGCCCCAACCTTTGGTGAACAATTAATACATCATTAGACGCTTGAGCGCTTGCTTTAGGTGTTGCAAGCTTTAGCAATTGTTGCTTTTCTTCAAGTATAACTAACAATCTACGTTCAAACTCAATTGTTTCAGAGAGTTTAGCGTATAAGCTTTGTATGGGTTGAAATAGCGATTGTGCTGCCTTCTTATAGTTACGCTGTTTATTAGCACTTAGCGTAATATTATCGGCTTTATTAATGCTCGAATTTGCCTCAATAGCAGTGATAACAGAAGAAATTTGTTGTTCAATCAATATCAGACGGTGTTGAGATAACGCATTTTGATTTTGCTCAAGCAGTCGTTTTAGTTCATTACATTTTTGTTGTATTTCTTCAACATAAGGCACCAATAATTCACTGTTGGTCGAAAATAATGTTTCAGCAAAAAGGTGACTATCTTTACGAAGTTTATAGGCTTTATTCGATTTGTTTCTTGTGTCTATAGCTTCTGCTTGGCTATACAATGCATTAAGCACCACTTCTATTTTTGAAATTGCTTTATTGGTTAACATAAAGGCTAATTCCCCCAAGCTTGATAAGCAAGGTTACACGACATTATTACAACAACGGTAATAAAAAAGGGGCGAATAAAACGACTCCCAAACTTAATTGCGGTGTGTGCACCGACCCATGCACCAGCCATAATAAATAGGCCCATTGAAATGCCCAACAGGGCATTTACACTACCAAGATAAATAAAGGTTAGTAGACTACAAAAATTACTGACAAAGTTACCTGAACGCGCTAAACCAGAGCTTAATAGAATATTTATTTTATAAAGTGCGCTTGACGAAGCTGTCCAAAAAGCACCTGTTCCGGGTCCTGCAACACCATCATAAAAGCCAAGAACAATCCCTTGAATTGATTGTGTTACTTTAAGCTTCTGGTTTCGTTCAGGTAAAGTAGCCTCGGTAATAACCACGTTTTTAGCGAGCAAGGTGTAAATTGCAGTAATAATAATTAATACAGGAAGCGCTTTATCTAAAAAGCTTACGGGCATCTGGCTAACAACTAACGTGCCTACAATAGCACCGATTGCGGTAAATATAATGGACAAGCGCCAGAATTTTGGATCAAATAATTTTTTTCTATAAAAAGTAACTGAAGCAGTTAATGAACCAAAAGTAGCAGCAAGTTTATTGGTACCTAGTGCAATATGAGGGGGTAAACCTGCAGTAAGCAGAGTAGGTATGGTGAGCATGCCACCACCACCAGCAATGGCATCTATTAGCCCTGCAATAAAGCCAACACTACATAATGTGATCCATAAATTCAAATCCATTATCGGATCCATCAAACTACTCATATATATCAATTAAACTGCTAACAAGTTTAACATGAAATTAGGAATGTTTAGCCAGTTAATTTAACTTAACTTATGCCAAAAACACTATATTGTAAGCAAACTAAAAATTAACCTAGTAGTCTATCCTTTTGATTTTATGTTTGCAGTTTTATAAACAAATAAATTTAACGATGTTAATTGATAAAGCAATTTTCGATTTAATAGGTTATCACAAAAGTATAATTTTATATTTCCGCTGTCTTGTTAAACAGCGGTTCTCTTTAAAGGTGCAAAATTTCAATTGTTAAAAGTTGTAATAGCACTACTATTTTATACCATTTGGTATAACTTTTAGGCTTTAAATTGTTTGATATTTAACCGTTTTTTGAGGCTGATATATACAGTGCTATATACGAAATTCTTCTTTTTAATTGAGGTTGATGGCATTAATGCACTTTTTTACCTTAGGATATGATTTTTTACACTAGTTTTTTATCAAGTTGTTGAAAAAAATGGGTTTAAGTTTGTATTTTTTTTTGTTTAGCTGTGTTGTTTCTACAATGTAAACTTTTGCAGTGGTTTTTATCTTGTTGTTTTTGTTTGTTTTATTTTTTTTGTTTACACATTGTTGATTTTAACTTTATTTTATATACACAAATTATGTTGCTATATAGACTAGTAACTATTAGTATTTTAGCCGTTGATTTTGCCTTAGAGCAAAATATTAAAAAAAATTGAGTAAATAGCTCAATATTAAACACTAGAAACTACACTCAGTGGTTCAGGGAGAAAATATGTATAGCAATAGTAAAATAGCCAAGGCTGTTCGTTTAGCCGTAATGTTTGGTGCTGGTGCAACAGCTGCAATGACAACTACGTCATTTGCTGCAGGCGCTGAAGAAGGCGCAGACAAAATTGAAAAAATTCAAGTTACCGGTTCACGTATCAAACGTGCCGATATGGAAACTTCAAGCCCAATTCAAGTAACAAGTGCTGAAGACATTGAAGTATCGGGTTTTACGCGTGTTGAAGACATGCTTAACACTCTACCTCAAATTGAAGCGTCTTCTACTGCGTTTGAAGCTAACGGCGCAACTGGCCGTGGTGGCTTAGATTTACGTGGTTTAGGTCAACAGCGTACGCTTGTATTGATCAACGGTCGCCGTATGCAACCAGGTGGTGGCTCTTCAGGCTCTGCTGATATAAACAGCATTCCTGGCGCACTTGTACAACGTGTAGAAGTTATGACTGGTGGTGGTGCTTCAGTATATGGTGCAGATGCTGTTGCCGGTGTTGTTAACTTTATTATGAACGACGACTTTGAAGGCTTTAAACTTGACGTTAATGCCGGTGCATATCAGCATAATAACAACAACGGTTACATTCAAGGTTTAATGGATACGGCTGGTTTTGAATACCCAGAAGGGTCTTCAGGCTTAGACGGTGAAAACTTTGGTTTAGAACTTACCATTGGTGGCGACTTTGCAGACGGCAAAGGCCATGCAGTTGCTTATGCAACCTGGAAGCGTAACAATGAATTAAAATATGAAGCACGTGATTATACATCTTGTGCATTAAATGGCACAGCTTCAGCATGTGGTGGCTCAGGTAATGCGGTAAATCCTAACTTTTATCTTTCAAAACCATTAGCTAATGGTGGTTTCGATTGGGATAACAGCACCTATCAAACATTAGATAGTAATAGCAATTTTACGTCTGCTGCAGGTAATGTTTATAACTACAACCCTGTTAACCATTTTATGCGCCCAGATGAAAAAATCGCTATCGGGTCTTTCGTTGATTATGAAATTAATGACCATGCACGTCCATACATGGAATTTATGTACATGCGTGACCAAACCACTGGTCAAATTGCAGAGTCTGGTACTTTCTTTAACGAAAACTACCTTATTGATTATGACAGCCCATTACTTTCAGATGGACAGCGTGGTTATTTAACAGATACCTTCGGTATTGGTTCTGGTGACCAATTCGCAACTTATATTGGTAAGCGTAACGTTGAAGGTGGCGCACGTGCTAACCTTATTCAGCATGACTCGTTCCGCATAGTGCTAGGTTCAGAGGGTGAAATTAATGATACTTGGTCTTACGATGTAAGCATGCAAGTAGGTTCTACTACGGTAGATAACGTTTACATTAATGACTTCTTCGCACCACGCATAACTACTGCCTTAAGTGCTAGTGGTGAAAGCTGTGCAGCAACAGCAGATTGTATACCTTACGAAGTATTTACTTATCAAGGTGTCACGTCTGAGCAAGCTAAGCCATTAACTGGCACAGCGTCTATGGTTGAACTTTCAGACCAATTTATTTTTAGTGCGTTTGTTACTGGTGAGTTAGGCTTTACAATGCCTGGCGCAGATACTCCAGTTGCTGCTGTATTTGGTACAGAGTACAGAAAAGAAGAATACGAACGTATTGTTGATGAAGTATACGACAAAGGCTTATTATTAGGTCAAGGTGGTCCAACGAAAGGTTTAGTTGGTGGCTATTCTGTTAAAGAATTATATACTGAATTTAGTGTACCACTTCTTGAAGGTGTTGAGTTTGCTGAGTTGTTAGTAGCTGAATTAGGTTTCCGTTACTCAGATTATGACAGTATTGGTGCGCATGAAACATATAAAGTAGCCCTTGATTGGACACCAGTTGATGACTGGAAAGTACGTGCAAGCTATAACCGTGCAGTACGTGCGCCAAACATTGGTGAGCTATATGCAAGCCAAGCCTTAGGTTTATGGTCGGGTGATGATCCATGTGCGGGTGCAAACCCTAGCTATAGTGCTGCGCAATGTGCCAACACAGGTGTTTCTGGTTCACAATATGGTAATGTTGTACCAAGCCCGGCAGGCCAATACAATGGTTTCTTTGGTGGTAACCCTGACTTACAACCAGAAATTGCTGATACATATACTTTAGGTTTAGTTGGTCAAATTACTGATGAAATTGATTTCTCATTAGATTACTGGACAATTGAAATTGAAGAAGTAATTGGCACAGTTTCTGAAGATGTTACTTTATCGCAATGTGCTGAAACTGGTAACGCAGCATTCTGTGACAACATCAACCGTAACAATGGTGGCAGCCTTTGGGCTGGTACACAAGGTTTTATTACAGCAACAAACCTAAACCTTGCAAGTCGTAAATGGGAAGGTGTTGATATTAGTGGTTCTTATAACACTGAAATTAATGGACACCCACTTAGTGTTACTTCAATGACTACTTATATGATGACTAAAGAGTTTGAACCACTTCCAGGTACACCTGAAGCGATTTATGACTGTGCGGGTACTGTTAGCGCTAAATGTTTCCCTCAACCAGAGTGGAGACATGTTGTTAATGTAAACTACGACATGGGCGATTTAGGTTTTAATGCTAAAATTCGTTACATGGGTGCAGTTGATAACGGTGATTTTGATACAGATCCAGCAAAGGCCGATAAGAATGATCAGTTAGTTGGTACTGGTATCGGTGCACAAACTTACTTAGATTTAAGTGCTCGTTATACAGTTACTGAAAATGTTACTACACGTTTAGGTATTAACAATATTTTAGACAAAGAGCCTGCATTAACTGGTAATACTATGGATAATGGTGCGTTTTATGACCAATTAGGTCGTTATATTCATGCATCAGTTTCATTATCTTTCTAATAGTTAATTAGACAGTTAATTAGAAATAATCTAAAAAATGATAAAGCGGCGAGCTGAAAGGTGAGCCGCTTTTTTAAACTTCTAATACGTTATTATTTAATCTTTAGGAATATTACCTTTTTAAATAGCTATGAAATCAGACATAACAATCGACAATGCACTACAGTTATTAAACAACAATAAATTAGCACAAGGGCAAGAATTGATTGAACAGCTATTAACGCAAGACCCCGCTAATATAAATGCCCACAA is a genomic window containing:
- a CDS encoding PEP-CTERM sorting domain-containing protein gives rise to the protein MLKKIFTTALFLVFTAIVNATPITIINGSFDVYGLGNTTLNANGEVVSVDFSFNNQLNPVLATGDYLNYFTNNSVFQVTNPLLLSNVIGVDLWTVDGFTFTGTSVVQNSTSVSGSTGLYIIGDVSHNDFITTSTQWYFSTQFLTNNATTLKSFSSTVTSPAPSTVSEPGTIAILALGLMGLVASRKKKSA
- a CDS encoding PilZ domain-containing protein gives rise to the protein MSGQLKAQIEITDVFELLPGKILDVQLNHPLQVRLKLPLIGYVMGQYIILKYPSVVKDTDYEDVLKEGNVAIVRYLLEGDQGKCFAFRATIRNVTKRPDKFLILNYPKRIENRQLRLHQRVMTHLPAAISVTENDESTSQIQGMIVDISLKGCGFTFKAPNETVSVNKRDVVVLIKYANDEQIKIPAKVCNSRNEKGKVSVGIQFAEGDKQVEALLENLFIDTSMI
- the dld gene encoding D-lactate dehydrogenase, whose product is MSHQSLITCFIAIVGKRNVLTSERKTAPYRKGFREGHGPALAVVKPLTLWQQWQLLEACVKANVIVIMQAANTGLTGGSTPTQGCDRNTVIINTTQINDIHVLAPQHQIVALPGASLFSLEKALAPYGRVPHSVIGSSCIGASIVGGICNNSGGALVERGPAYTELALYAKINNDGSLTLVNELDIELGDTPEQILNNLQNKAYSQDDISNTGKLASDREYADWVRQTSDNTPARFNADPRRLNQASGCAGKLAVFAVRVDTFLKNEKEHTFYLGTNSTEALQTVRKTLLEQASDLPVYAEYLHRDIFELSDNYGRDTVLLIKKLGTNWLPKFFNIKRQLDSVCQRMPFLKQGIVDKVVYKLASLFPSQTPQKLQQWNEKYEHQLILTVKGHLKDETEAFLDTIKHQELDYFLCSEAQAKSAYLLRFAAAGAAVQYAAINHHEVESIVALDIALKRNDLNWFESLPEDLNKKIINKLYYGHFLCHVFHQDYLIKKGEDSKAIKKALLKLLEERGAEYPAEHNVGHHYHAKPVLADNYKKLDPTNSLNAGIGGMSKKLNYAAEEEH
- a CDS encoding late competence development ComFB family protein, whose product is MKIYDDIHNYYEKLVVQHFAALKLEEKYDSDFIADLTCVVLNQLPTRYIRHEVDMAFYLPASERFEMENNVKVSVSKALEFMKALKN
- the ppc gene encoding phosphoenolpyruvate carboxylase, which produces MLETISQNIRALGTVLGQTIANDTDQRWLNNIERVRLLAKDGVAQQDSAIDELNALFKGCDEKELLIYARAFSQFLNLTNVAEQQHTISEQGLAELDLPHPLESLKEALGNVDPKRFLAAIKKLHIELVLTAHPTEVNRRTFIHKYHEIAEQLDITGPELNSRIEELIEQAWSTNEIRSQRPTPLDESRWGLNAISDSLWAAVPTFVRELDQLCQQVTNQPLALNATPITMASWMAGDRDGNPYVTAALSKQAIIQARLLAAELYLLDFQNLYLELSMHKASNALMTADINSIGPYRCLLQKTINKLEQSIAALKLNNTDGVIANPDELLQPLYLCRESLLEAGLTRSANSLLLDVIRKVHCFGISLVKLDIRQHSEFHDQAIAEIVQALDLGDYLSWSEHQRCEFLQRELKSNRPLLPKATWSEQTQEVLDTFTFIANQPKEMLGIYVISMASQQSDVLTVNLLMKATGISWDMPIAPLFETLDDLNNASKVLDALLNDKDYVKRTHGDQHIMIGYSDSAKDAGALAAAWAQYQAQEALVACAKAHKVTLKLFHGRGGAIGRGGGPAHAAIASQPPGTLEGGLRVTEQGETIRYKFGLPKLAVRSLHLYASAILASLIKPQPLPKQTWRDLMDTMAERSCNIYRDYVCEQADFVTYFRQATPEQEFSSLPLGSRPSKRKSDGGIESLRAIPWIFAWSQNRLVVPSWLGFGQAIAEIADKESNTLEDMLDNWPYFRARVSLTEMVYTKSDNQISKMYDENLVEPALHPLGDGLRKQLAADKATLLTLLKQTQTLESDQWNLISFQLRQPYLLPLHLLQIEALKRLRKDPKKPLCEQLLMVSMTGIATGMRNTG
- the priC gene encoding primosomal replication protein PriC, giving the protein MLTNKAISKIEVVLNALYSQAEAIDTRNKSNKAYKLRKDSHLFAETLFSTNSELLVPYVEEIQQKCNELKRLLEQNQNALSQHRLILIEQQISSVITAIEANSSINKADNITLSANKQRNYKKAAQSLFQPIQSLYAKLSETIEFERRLLVILEEKQQLLKLATPKASAQASNDVLIVHQRLGRCRQAISKIELQIEMQEKR
- a CDS encoding TSUP family transporter, yielding MDLNLWITLCSVGFIAGLIDAIAGGGGMLTIPTLLTAGLPPHIALGTNKLAATFGSLTASVTFYRKKLFDPKFWRLSIIFTAIGAIVGTLVVSQMPVSFLDKALPVLIIITAIYTLLAKNVVITEATLPERNQKLKVTQSIQGIVLGFYDGVAGPGTGAFWTASSSALYKINILLSSGLARSGNFVSNFCSLLTFIYLGSVNALLGISMGLFIMAGAWVGAHTAIKFGSRFIRPFFITVVVIMSCNLAYQAWGN